In Sedimenticola thiotaurini, the following proteins share a genomic window:
- a CDS encoding DEAD/DEAH box helicase, producing MDSAPAPAGFDTFGLSPAVLQAIQDQGYEIPTPIQAACIPELLANRDLLGQAQTGTGKTAAFALPLLSNITLNSRDPQVLVITPTRELALQVAEACQSYAKHLKGFHVLPVYGGQGMSLQLRQLQRGAQVIVGTPGRVIDHLKRGTLKLGNIKSLVLDEADEMLKMGFIDEIEWIFEQAPEQRQVALFSATMPDSIRKVAKKYLRNPVEIKIKSKSEAVTAIDQVHYVVSRDLKMDAMTRILEVEEFDGMIVFVRTKLATVEVADKLEAHGFAAEALNGDMNQAMRERTIDRLKRGKLDIVVATDVAARGLDVERISHVVNYDIPNDPESYVHRIGRTGRAGRKGKALLFVQPRESRLLKAIERSIRQQIPVMELPSANDLSEHRIDRFTTLLRETLAQQDLDYYYGLVQRMTREQEMSELDIAAALTYLGQKERPFIVKDVVDTAARRSKARGRKEPAAYRPEGPADKGKRKPKGERRSGKSDVPMETYRLQVGSKHGVTPREVVGALANEAGLEGAYIGQVRIEEDHTLVDLPEGMPGDVYKHLQRVYVCNQPLRLKPLKARQVGVKAQPEKPKKAKKRSKKPKHKKFESPAAGE from the coding sequence ATGGACTCCGCTCCCGCTCCCGCCGGTTTCGACACATTTGGTTTGTCGCCGGCCGTACTCCAGGCTATTCAGGATCAGGGTTACGAAATCCCGACCCCCATCCAGGCGGCCTGTATCCCCGAACTGCTGGCCAACCGCGACCTGCTTGGTCAGGCCCAGACCGGTACAGGTAAAACCGCCGCCTTCGCCCTGCCATTGCTGAGCAACATTACACTCAATTCACGGGATCCCCAGGTACTGGTTATCACCCCGACCCGGGAGTTGGCGCTGCAAGTGGCTGAGGCATGCCAAAGTTATGCCAAACATCTGAAGGGTTTCCATGTCCTGCCGGTATACGGCGGTCAGGGTATGAGTCTCCAGCTACGGCAGTTGCAACGTGGTGCCCAGGTGATCGTAGGCACGCCAGGAAGGGTCATCGACCATCTCAAACGGGGCACTCTGAAGCTGGGAAATATAAAAAGCCTGGTGCTGGATGAGGCCGATGAGATGCTCAAGATGGGCTTTATCGACGAGATCGAATGGATCTTCGAACAGGCCCCAGAACAGCGCCAGGTGGCGCTGTTTTCCGCCACCATGCCCGACTCCATCCGCAAGGTGGCGAAGAAATACCTGCGCAATCCGGTTGAGATCAAGATCAAGTCGAAAAGCGAGGCGGTGACGGCGATTGACCAGGTGCACTACGTGGTCAGCCGGGATCTCAAGATGGACGCCATGACCCGCATCCTTGAGGTGGAAGAGTTCGATGGCATGATTGTGTTCGTGCGCACCAAACTGGCCACGGTGGAGGTGGCGGACAAACTGGAGGCACACGGTTTTGCCGCCGAAGCGTTGAATGGGGATATGAACCAGGCGATGCGGGAACGCACTATCGACCGACTCAAGCGGGGCAAGCTGGATATTGTGGTGGCTACCGATGTGGCCGCCCGGGGTCTGGATGTGGAGCGCATCAGCCACGTGGTCAATTACGACATCCCGAATGACCCGGAGTCTTATGTACATCGCATCGGGCGGACCGGCCGGGCAGGGCGTAAGGGCAAGGCGCTGCTGTTTGTACAACCCCGGGAGAGCCGCCTGCTGAAGGCCATCGAGCGCTCTATCCGGCAACAGATTCCGGTCATGGAACTGCCTTCCGCCAATGATCTAAGCGAACATCGGATCGACCGTTTTACTACCCTTCTCCGGGAAACCCTGGCCCAGCAGGATCTCGATTACTATTACGGGCTGGTCCAGCGTATGACCCGGGAGCAGGAGATGAGTGAGCTGGACATCGCAGCCGCACTCACCTACCTTGGACAGAAGGAGCGGCCGTTTATCGTCAAGGACGTGGTGGATACCGCTGCCCGTCGCAGCAAGGCCCGAGGTCGGAAAGAGCCGGCGGCCTACCGGCCTGAGGGTCCGGCGGATAAGGGCAAGCGTAAGCCCAAGGGCGAGCGGAGGTCTGGCAAAAGTGATGTCCCGATGGAGACCTATCGACTGCAGGTGGGTTCAAAACACGGTGTGACACCCCGTGAAGTGGTGGGGGCACTGGCCAATGAAGCAGGTCTGGAGGGCGCCTATATCGGGCAGGTCCGGATCGAAGAGGATCATACCCTGGTGGATCTTCCCGAGGGAATGCCGGGTGATGTCTACAAGCATCTGCAACGCGTCTATGTCTGTAATCAGCCGTTGCGACTAAAGCCCTTGAAAGCACGCCAGGTTGGCGTAAAGGCGCAGCCGGAGAAGCCTAAAAAGGCCAAAAAGCGCAGTAAAAAACCGAAGCATAAGAAGTTTGAGTCGCCCGCAGCCGGGGAATGA
- a CDS encoding glutamine--tRNA ligase/YqeY domain fusion protein codes for MSNQEKTAPTHFIRQIIERDLEAGKHGGRVHTRFPPEPNGFLHIGHAKSICLNFGLARDYNGLCNLRFDDTNPNKENVDYVKAIQEDVRWLGFDWQDRLYYASDYFEKLYGYAVELIKAGKAYVCDLSAEEIREYRGTLTEPGRESPYRNRSVEENLDLFQRFRAGEFPDGSRVLRAKIDMASPNMNMRDPTLYRIRHGVIHHQTGEEWCIYPMYDFTHPISDALEGITHSLCTLEFEDHRPLYDWVLDNISIDCHPQQIEFSRLNLEYTVMSKRKLTQLVDEGLMSGWDDPRMPTIAGLRRRGYTPASIRTFCDRIGVTKSANSVEMGMLEACIREDLDQHARRALVVLNPLKVVIENYPEGQVEMLDAPNHPKDESMGSRQLAFTRELYIDRADFREEASKKYKRLVSGGEVRLRNAYVIRCDQVIKDDSGEIVELRCSYDPDTLGANPVGRKVRGVIQWASASHGLRAEVRLYDRLFNHPAPDSDKSVDSFLEHLNPDSLQVVEAVVEPSLGQAVEGDRFQFEREGYFCVDKDSRPDHLVFNRTVTLRDTWAKIAGQND; via the coding sequence ATGAGCAACCAGGAAAAAACCGCACCGACACATTTTATTCGACAGATCATCGAGCGTGACCTGGAGGCCGGTAAGCATGGCGGCAGGGTGCATACCCGGTTCCCGCCCGAGCCCAACGGCTTTCTCCATATCGGACATGCCAAGTCGATCTGTCTCAATTTCGGACTGGCCCGGGACTATAACGGGTTGTGTAATCTGCGCTTTGACGATACCAATCCGAACAAGGAGAACGTTGACTACGTCAAGGCGATCCAGGAAGACGTGCGTTGGCTCGGTTTTGATTGGCAGGACCGGCTCTACTACGCCTCTGACTATTTTGAAAAGCTCTACGGCTATGCGGTGGAGCTGATCAAGGCGGGCAAGGCCTACGTCTGTGACCTGAGCGCTGAAGAGATCCGGGAGTACCGGGGCACCCTCACCGAACCGGGCCGGGAGAGCCCCTATCGTAACCGCTCGGTGGAAGAGAACCTGGATTTGTTTCAGCGTTTCCGGGCGGGTGAGTTTCCCGACGGTAGCCGGGTGTTGCGGGCCAAGATAGACATGGCCTCGCCCAACATGAACATGCGTGACCCGACCCTGTACCGGATTCGCCACGGCGTGATCCATCACCAGACCGGCGAGGAGTGGTGCATCTACCCGATGTACGACTTTACCCATCCCATTTCCGATGCTCTGGAGGGTATCACCCACTCGCTCTGTACCCTGGAGTTCGAGGATCATCGTCCGCTGTATGACTGGGTGCTGGATAACATCAGCATCGACTGTCATCCGCAACAGATCGAGTTCTCCCGGCTCAATCTGGAGTACACGGTGATGAGCAAACGTAAGCTCACCCAATTGGTGGACGAGGGGCTCATGAGCGGCTGGGATGACCCGCGTATGCCCACCATTGCCGGCCTGCGCCGGCGCGGTTATACGCCGGCATCGATCCGCACCTTCTGTGATCGTATTGGCGTCACCAAGTCCGCCAACTCGGTGGAGATGGGTATGCTGGAGGCCTGTATCCGGGAGGATCTGGATCAGCACGCCCGCCGTGCCCTGGTGGTGTTGAATCCGCTCAAGGTGGTGATCGAGAACTACCCGGAAGGGCAGGTGGAGATGCTGGATGCCCCGAACCATCCAAAGGATGAGAGTATGGGCAGCCGCCAGCTTGCCTTCACCCGCGAACTCTATATCGATCGGGCCGACTTCCGCGAGGAGGCCAGCAAGAAGTACAAGCGTCTGGTGAGCGGCGGTGAAGTGCGCCTGCGTAACGCTTACGTGATCAGGTGTGACCAGGTGATCAAGGACGACTCCGGTGAGATCGTCGAGCTGCGCTGCAGCTACGATCCCGATACCCTGGGGGCCAACCCGGTGGGGCGCAAAGTGCGTGGGGTGATTCAATGGGCATCGGCCAGCCATGGGCTGCGGGCCGAGGTGCGGCTCTATGACCGCCTGTTTAATCATCCGGCGCCGGACAGCGACAAATCGGTGGATTCGTTCCTGGAGCACCTCAACCCTGACTCCCTGCAGGTGGTTGAGGCGGTAGTGGAACCGAGTCTGGGGCAGGCGGTGGAGGGCGACCGCTTCCAGTTCGAGCGGGAAGGCTATTTCTGTGTGGACAAGGATAGTCGTCCAGACCACCTGGTGTTCAATCGTACGGTTACCCTGCGGGATACCTGGGCGAAGATCGCCGGGCAGAATGACTGA
- the gltX gene encoding glutamate--tRNA ligase codes for MTTIRTRFAPSPTGYLHVGGARTALFSWLYARHHGGAFVLRIEDTDLERSTEAAVNAILEGMTWLGLEYEEGPFYQTHRFDRYNEVIDELLASGHAYRCNCSKERLDGLRAAAEKSGGMRGYDGHCRDKFVSPDEPHVVRFRNPETGVVAFDDQVHGKVVVHNSELDDLIIRRTDGSPTYNLTVVVDDHDMGITHVIRGDDHKRNASRQINIFKALGWDVPRYAHVALIMGDDGTKLSKRHGAVSVMQYKEDGFLPEALLNYLVRLGWSHGDQEIFSVDELIRLFDIADVNKAASTFNTEKLLWLNQHYIKAGDPAHLAHLLSYHMGKLGIDPSQGPDLVEVVKAQQERARTLVEMAEISSFFYRDFDEFDADAAKKHLRPVAREPLERMRTALEVQTDWSPEALHQLVMDVSAELEVKMGKVAQPLRVAVVGRAASPGIDVTLSLVGQAACLRRIDRALDYISKRETNA; via the coding sequence ATGACGACCATCCGTACCCGTTTTGCCCCCAGTCCAACCGGTTACCTCCATGTGGGAGGTGCCCGTACTGCACTCTTCTCCTGGCTCTATGCCAGACACCATGGCGGTGCCTTCGTGTTACGCATCGAGGACACTGACCTGGAACGTTCAACCGAGGCGGCGGTCAACGCCATTCTGGAGGGGATGACCTGGCTGGGCCTGGAGTACGAAGAGGGGCCGTTTTACCAGACCCATCGGTTTGATCGCTATAACGAAGTGATTGATGAACTGCTGGCCAGTGGCCACGCCTACCGTTGCAACTGTTCAAAGGAGCGCCTGGACGGTCTGCGTGCCGCAGCTGAAAAGAGCGGCGGGATGCGCGGCTATGATGGCCACTGTCGGGATAAGTTTGTCAGTCCCGATGAGCCACACGTGGTGCGCTTCCGTAATCCGGAAACCGGCGTGGTGGCCTTTGATGACCAGGTACATGGCAAAGTAGTGGTGCACAATTCCGAGCTGGATGATCTGATCATCCGCCGCACTGATGGCTCGCCCACCTATAACCTGACGGTGGTGGTGGATGACCATGATATGGGGATCACCCACGTGATCCGGGGCGATGATCACAAGCGTAACGCCTCGCGCCAGATCAATATTTTCAAGGCCCTGGGTTGGGACGTGCCCCGGTACGCCCACGTGGCCCTGATCATGGGTGATGATGGCACCAAGCTCTCCAAGCGCCATGGTGCGGTCAGCGTGATGCAGTACAAGGAAGACGGTTTTCTGCCGGAGGCGCTGCTCAACTACCTGGTGCGACTGGGTTGGTCCCACGGTGACCAGGAGATATTCTCGGTCGATGAGCTGATCCGCCTGTTTGATATTGCGGATGTCAACAAGGCCGCTTCCACCTTCAACACAGAGAAGTTGCTCTGGCTGAATCAACACTACATCAAGGCTGGCGATCCGGCCCATCTGGCCCACCTGTTGAGCTACCATATGGGCAAGCTGGGCATTGACCCGTCCCAGGGTCCGGATCTGGTTGAAGTGGTCAAGGCGCAGCAGGAGCGGGCCCGCACGTTGGTGGAGATGGCCGAGATCAGCAGCTTCTTCTACCGGGACTTTGATGAGTTTGACGCCGACGCGGCCAAAAAACACCTGCGCCCGGTCGCCCGGGAGCCGTTGGAGCGAATGCGTACCGCTTTGGAAGTCCAGACAGACTGGTCCCCGGAGGCACTGCACCAGCTGGTGATGGATGTATCGGCGGAACTGGAGGTAAAAATGGGCAAGGTGGCCCAACCCCTGCGCGTGGCGGTGGTGGGACGGGCGGCCTCGCCCGGTATCGATGTGACCCTCAGTCTGGTGGGGCAGGCGGCCTGCCTGCGTCGGATTGACCGGGCGCTGGATTACATCAGCAAGCGGGAAACGAACGCCTGA
- a CDS encoding IS3 family transposase (programmed frameshift), whose translation MKKSRCNEPQIISILKEAENGIPVAELCRKHGMSDATFYNWRSKYGGMDVSMMKRMKELEEENRRLKKIYAEERLKAEIIQEALGKKVVRPSRSREMARQAVEQRQISIRMACRLFGISETCYRYQAKLSGENSHIADWLLRLTTTHRTWGFGFCFLYLRNVKGYGYNQKRVYRVYRELELNLRIKPKRRLRRDRPDELAVPRQINDMWSMDFMHDKLRDGRSFRTFNVIDDYNREGLGIEVDLSLPALRVIRSLEQIIEWRGKPKAIRCDNGPEYLSGRLVEWADKQRTQLQYIQPGKPQQNAYVERFNRTVRHEWLDQHLFESIAHAQDTATKWLWSYNNERPNMALGEITPIQKLTQVA comes from the exons GTGAAGAAATCCCGCTGTAATGAGCCCCAAATCATCAGTATCCTCAAAGAGGCGGAGAACGGCATACCGGTAGCCGAACTCTGCCGAAAACACGGGATGAGCGACGCCACCTTCTATAATTGGCGCTCCAAATACGGGGGCATGGATGTCTCGATGATGAAGCGCATGAAAGAACTGGAAGAAGAGAACCGTCGCCTGAAGAAGATATACGCTGAAGAGCGGCTGAAGGCAGAGATCATCCAGGAAGCGCTTG GAAAAAAAGTAGTAAGGCCATCTCGAAGCAGGGAGATGGCCAGGCAAGCGGTTGAACAGCGACAGATTTCGATCCGTATGGCCTGCCGCCTGTTCGGTATCAGTGAAACCTGCTATCGATACCAGGCCAAGCTTTCGGGTGAAAATTCCCATATAGCGGACTGGCTGCTGAGATTGACGACCACTCACCGGACCTGGGGCTTCGGGTTCTGTTTTCTGTATCTGCGCAATGTGAAGGGCTATGGCTACAATCAGAAGCGTGTGTACAGGGTCTACCGGGAGTTGGAACTCAACCTGCGAATCAAGCCAAAACGGCGCTTGAGGCGGGATAGGCCGGATGAACTGGCCGTGCCACGCCAGATCAATGATATGTGGTCAATGGACTTCATGCATGACAAATTGAGAGATGGGCGTAGCTTCCGCACCTTCAATGTGATCGATGACTACAACCGGGAGGGGCTGGGTATTGAAGTGGATTTGTCACTCCCGGCGCTGCGAGTCATCCGGAGCCTGGAGCAGATTATCGAATGGCGAGGAAAGCCCAAGGCGATCCGGTGCGACAATGGTCCAGAATATCTGAGCGGTCGACTGGTGGAATGGGCCGACAAGCAGCGTACCCAGCTCCAGTATATTCAGCCAGGCAAGCCACAACAGAATGCCTATGTGGAACGATTCAATCGGACGGTCAGGCATGAGTGGTTAGATCAGCATCTGTTTGAGTCCATTGCTCACGCCCAGGATACGGCAACGAAATGGCTCTGGAGCTACAATAACGAACGGCCTAATATGGCACTTGGTGAAATAACCCCGATTCAGAAGTTAACCCAGGTTGCATGA
- the yeiP gene encoding elongation factor P-like protein YeiP, translating into MPKACDLKRGVIVEINGAPHVVKQVETKSPSSRGAATLYKVRFTNLQTRQKLDESYKGDDLLQGIDCLRPQVQYSYLDGDQYVFMDMEDYSQYAINREDIEDQVGYLTEGLEGITALLVDGKLLGIELPQSVSLTITDTAPGIKGATATGRTKPATLTTGLEIQVPEYLEPGETIKINTGTGKFISRA; encoded by the coding sequence GTGCCGAAAGCGTGTGATTTAAAACGAGGCGTCATTGTGGAGATCAACGGCGCACCCCATGTGGTGAAACAGGTTGAAACCAAAAGCCCCTCATCCCGGGGCGCCGCCACCCTGTACAAGGTCCGTTTCACCAACCTGCAGACCCGGCAGAAACTGGACGAGTCCTACAAGGGCGACGATCTGCTGCAGGGTATCGACTGCCTGCGTCCTCAGGTGCAGTACTCCTACCTGGACGGCGACCAGTATGTCTTCATGGATATGGAGGATTACAGCCAGTACGCCATCAACCGGGAGGATATCGAGGACCAGGTCGGTTACCTGACCGAAGGGCTGGAAGGGATCACTGCTCTGCTGGTGGACGGCAAACTGCTGGGAATTGAGCTACCCCAGTCGGTCTCCCTCACTATTACCGATACCGCGCCCGGCATCAAAGGTGCCACCGCAACCGGACGCACAAAACCGGCCACCCTGACCACCGGACTGGAGATCCAGGTACCTGAATACCTGGAGCCCGGCGAGACCATCAAGATCAATACCGGTACCGGGAAGTTCATCTCCCGCGCCTGA
- a CDS encoding metal-sulfur cluster assembly factor, whose protein sequence is MKDNAVDQAITSEGVYNLLREIVDPEVGVNVVDMGLIYDVLVQSERIEVTMTLTSPACPMGAHLADECRQVLADAVGSQIPVAVSLAWEPPWSPEMMSDEAKQLLGWQ, encoded by the coding sequence ATGAAAGATAACGCTGTCGATCAGGCCATTACGTCCGAGGGAGTCTATAACCTGCTGCGGGAGATTGTTGATCCGGAAGTGGGCGTCAATGTGGTCGACATGGGCCTGATTTATGACGTGCTTGTCCAGAGTGAGCGGATTGAGGTGACTATGACCCTGACATCGCCCGCCTGCCCGATGGGTGCCCACCTCGCGGATGAGTGCCGGCAGGTACTGGCGGATGCAGTGGGGTCGCAGATACCGGTAGCGGTCAGCCTGGCCTGGGAGCCGCCCTGGAGCCCGGAGATGATGTCAGATGAGGCCAAGCAGCTATTGGGCTGGCAGTGA
- a CDS encoding adenylosuccinate synthase, translating into MGKNVVVIGTQWGDEGKGKIVDLLTDRAEAVVRFQGGHNAGHTLVIDGKKTVLHLIPSGILRANVRCLIGNGVVLSPSALLEEMEVLKQNGVPVFERLGISESCPLILPYHIALDQARETARGKKAIGTTGRGIGPAYEDKVARRGIRFGELCDEALFKERLREVMEYHNFTLVNYFKADAVDYQQVLDESLAKAELLTPMVEDVTGTLHRMRAEGRNVMFEGAQGALLDIDHGTYPYVTSSNTTAGGAACGSGVGPCHIDYVLGIVKAYTTRVGAGPFPTELFDDMGNHLGEKGHEFGATTGRKRRCGWLDAVSLKRSLEINSVTGICITKLDVLDGLETLKICVAYKHNGSEVTVPPAGADGFEKCEPIYMEMPGWSESTIGAESVDGLPENARRYLEKIEELTGVPVDVISTGPDRKETIVVRHPFDV; encoded by the coding sequence ATGGGTAAAAATGTAGTGGTAATCGGCACCCAATGGGGTGACGAAGGCAAGGGAAAAATCGTCGATCTGCTGACCGACCGGGCCGAGGCAGTAGTCAGGTTCCAGGGTGGTCACAATGCCGGTCACACCTTGGTAATAGACGGAAAGAAAACCGTTTTACACCTGATTCCTTCCGGGATTTTGCGGGCAAACGTCCGCTGTCTGATCGGAAATGGTGTCGTACTTTCACCCAGTGCGCTGCTGGAGGAGATGGAGGTACTGAAACAGAATGGGGTGCCCGTATTCGAGCGGCTGGGAATCAGTGAATCCTGTCCCCTGATCCTGCCTTACCATATCGCCCTTGACCAGGCCCGGGAGACAGCCCGTGGCAAGAAAGCCATCGGTACCACCGGCCGCGGTATTGGTCCCGCTTATGAAGACAAGGTCGCCCGACGGGGCATCCGCTTTGGTGAGCTGTGCGACGAAGCGCTGTTCAAGGAGCGGTTACGGGAAGTGATGGAGTACCATAACTTCACCCTGGTCAACTATTTCAAGGCCGATGCGGTGGATTACCAGCAGGTGCTGGATGAGTCACTGGCCAAGGCCGAACTCCTCACCCCTATGGTGGAAGATGTGACTGGTACCCTGCACAGAATGCGTGCCGAAGGTCGCAACGTCATGTTCGAGGGCGCCCAGGGCGCACTGCTGGACATCGATCATGGAACCTATCCCTATGTGACCTCATCCAACACCACCGCTGGTGGTGCTGCCTGCGGCAGTGGTGTGGGACCCTGTCACATCGATTATGTGCTGGGTATTGTCAAGGCTTACACCACCCGGGTGGGTGCGGGACCGTTCCCGACCGAACTGTTTGACGACATGGGTAACCACCTGGGCGAGAAAGGGCACGAGTTTGGTGCCACCACCGGGCGCAAGCGGCGCTGCGGATGGCTGGATGCGGTGAGCCTGAAAAGATCGTTGGAAATCAACAGCGTCACCGGTATCTGTATTACCAAGCTGGATGTGCTGGATGGCTTGGAAACCCTGAAGATCTGCGTCGCTTACAAGCACAATGGCAGCGAAGTGACAGTCCCCCCGGCCGGTGCAGACGGTTTCGAAAAGTGCGAGCCGATCTATATGGAGATGCCGGGCTGGAGCGAATCAACAATCGGTGCGGAGAGTGTTGATGGTCTGCCGGAGAACGCCCGCCGCTATCTGGAGAAGATTGAAGAACTGACCGGCGTGCCGGTGGATGTGATCTCTACCGGGCCGGACCGCAAAGAGACCATCGTGGTACGTCATCCGTTTGACGTCTGA
- a CDS encoding rhodanese-like domain-containing protein, whose translation MRTAWIMLTVVLMNITAANALEVNITRDLGQFQVTHGPRQITIMRRQDHTSTIAPDFSLTARPCPPFCAQPMQVAEGVTTIGEVELVDFMRRQLADGSGILIDARTADWHARGTIPGSVNIPFTRLNPAQGADDITLSESLSQLGVTEQDEGWDFSQAKQVVLWCNGPWCGQSPTAIKGLLSIGYPAGKLLYYRGGMQLWQVFGLPVVTPDGQLIEE comes from the coding sequence GTGAGAACTGCATGGATAATGCTGACGGTGGTGCTGATGAACATCACCGCAGCCAACGCCCTGGAGGTCAATATCACCCGAGACCTGGGCCAGTTCCAGGTGACCCACGGGCCGCGGCAGATCACGATCATGCGCCGGCAGGATCATACATCGACCATTGCGCCCGACTTTTCCCTGACTGCGCGGCCCTGTCCACCATTCTGTGCCCAGCCGATGCAGGTGGCGGAGGGCGTCACCACCATTGGTGAAGTTGAACTTGTCGACTTTATGCGTCGACAACTGGCGGACGGCAGCGGCATCCTGATCGATGCCAGAACAGCGGACTGGCATGCCCGCGGCACCATACCCGGATCGGTGAATATCCCGTTTACCAGACTGAATCCGGCGCAGGGCGCGGATGATATTACTCTGAGTGAATCCCTGAGCCAGCTGGGTGTCACGGAACAGGATGAGGGTTGGGATTTTTCCCAAGCAAAGCAGGTGGTACTTTGGTGTAATGGCCCCTGGTGCGGTCAATCACCGACCGCCATCAAGGGCCTGCTGAGTATCGGTTATCCGGCCGGAAAGCTGCTCTACTATCGCGGTGGCATGCAGTTATGGCAGGTGTTCGGACTACCCGTTGTCACCCCGGACGGGCAGTTGATCGAGGAGTAA
- a CDS encoding helix-turn-helix domain-containing protein, protein MSISETLDWYDSLENDVGYACERNKNDFAVLINTLMMEQGISKADLSRLTRKSAPYVTKVLRGDANLTISSMTKLLDAIDCNLHITGCRKEHEIKSFKIISNGQSMGMTPAQKDATSIWVKQANYDQQAA, encoded by the coding sequence ATGAGCATTAGTGAGACTTTAGATTGGTATGATTCTTTAGAGAATGATGTCGGATATGCTTGTGAGCGGAACAAAAATGATTTTGCTGTTTTGATTAATACCTTGATGATGGAGCAAGGAATAAGCAAAGCTGATTTATCACGGCTTACCAGGAAGAGTGCACCTTATGTCACCAAAGTTTTACGCGGTGATGCTAACTTAACTATTTCCAGTATGACTAAGCTGCTTGATGCTATCGACTGTAATTTACATATCACGGGTTGCCGTAAGGAGCACGAAATAAAATCTTTCAAGATTATTTCCAATGGACAGTCTATGGGGATGACTCCAGCACAAAAAGATGCAACTTCAATTTGGGTTAAGCAGGCAAATTATGACCAGCAAGCCGCATAA
- a CDS encoding RrF2 family transcriptional regulator, whose product MRLTTFTDYTIRVLIYLAQNREKLTTVGELANSYRVSRNHLTKVVHYLGQQGYIETLRGKGGGIQLALSPNAINIGKLIRQTERNSVLVECFKSENCGCKIRPVCRLTGVLAEAQEAFYQVLEAYTLADLAIDAPAFDHLLSDQG is encoded by the coding sequence ATGCGTCTGACAACCTTTACCGATTACACCATCAGGGTACTCATCTATCTCGCCCAGAACCGGGAAAAACTGACCACCGTGGGGGAACTGGCCAACAGCTACAGGGTTTCTCGCAACCACTTGACCAAAGTGGTCCACTACCTGGGACAACAGGGCTATATCGAAACTCTCCGGGGCAAGGGTGGCGGCATACAGCTGGCGTTGAGCCCGAATGCCATCAATATAGGTAAGCTGATCAGACAGACGGAGCGGAACAGTGTGCTGGTGGAGTGCTTCAAGAGCGAAAATTGCGGTTGCAAAATACGGCCCGTCTGCCGCCTGACAGGCGTGTTGGCGGAAGCCCAGGAAGCCTTTTACCAGGTACTGGAGGCGTACACCCTGGCTGATCTGGCAATCGACGCACCCGCCTTTGATCACCTGCTCTCCGACCAGGGGTGA